The Porites lutea chromosome 11, jaPorLute2.1, whole genome shotgun sequence genome includes a region encoding these proteins:
- the LOC140952729 gene encoding uncharacterized protein isoform X2 — MDKFVSLLIFAAFLGLTCSFPSKEQDARENEWMRETAKQTRSKVLCPELGLLEHYHVNLGASHIPCSQVTRKRAANLIQEFKKRELEYERSEIERRGAACCSPGCDWLLGYLEIDSSVVKCLDRK; from the exons ATGGACAAGTTTGTCTCCTTACTGATTTTTGCTGCATTCCTGGGACTCACAT GTTCATTTCCAAGCAAAGAACAAG ACGCGAGAGAAAATGAATGGATGCGGGAAACAGCAAAAC AAACCAGAAGTAAAGTACTATGCCCAGAACTTGGCCTGCTGGAACACTATCACGTGAATTTGGGGGCAAGTCACATCCCTTGTTCACAAGTAACCAGGAAAC gTGCCGCCAACTTAATACAAGAGTTTAAAAAGAGAG aattagaATACGAGAGGTCTGAAATAG AGCGTAGAGGAGCTGCCTGCTGCAGCCCAGGCTGTGACTGGCTTCTGGGCTACTTGGAAATTGATAGTTCAGTGGTGAAATGTCTCGATCGTAAATGA
- the LOC140952729 gene encoding uncharacterized protein isoform X4 produces MDKFVSLLIFAAFLGLTCSFPSKEQETRSKVLCPELGLLEHYHVNLGASHIPCSQVTRKRAANLIQEFKKRELEYERSEIERRGAACCSPGCDWLLGYLEIDSSVVKCLDRK; encoded by the exons ATGGACAAGTTTGTCTCCTTACTGATTTTTGCTGCATTCCTGGGACTCACAT GTTCATTTCCAAGCAAAGAACAAG AAACCAGAAGTAAAGTACTATGCCCAGAACTTGGCCTGCTGGAACACTATCACGTGAATTTGGGGGCAAGTCACATCCCTTGTTCACAAGTAACCAGGAAAC gTGCCGCCAACTTAATACAAGAGTTTAAAAAGAGAG aattagaATACGAGAGGTCTGAAATAG AGCGTAGAGGAGCTGCCTGCTGCAGCCCAGGCTGTGACTGGCTTCTGGGCTACTTGGAAATTGATAGTTCAGTGGTGAAATGTCTCGATCGTAAATGA
- the LOC140952729 gene encoding uncharacterized protein isoform X3, with amino-acid sequence MDKFVSLLIFAAFLGLTCSFPSKEQEIDSEDDDLETRSKVLCPELGLLEHYHVNLGASHIPCSQVTRKRAANLIQEFKKRELEYERSEIERRGAACCSPGCDWLLGYLEIDSSVVKCLDRK; translated from the exons ATGGACAAGTTTGTCTCCTTACTGATTTTTGCTGCATTCCTGGGACTCACAT GTTCATTTCCAAGCAAAGAACAAG AAATTGATTCTGAAGATGATGaccttg AAACCAGAAGTAAAGTACTATGCCCAGAACTTGGCCTGCTGGAACACTATCACGTGAATTTGGGGGCAAGTCACATCCCTTGTTCACAAGTAACCAGGAAAC gTGCCGCCAACTTAATACAAGAGTTTAAAAAGAGAG aattagaATACGAGAGGTCTGAAATAG AGCGTAGAGGAGCTGCCTGCTGCAGCCCAGGCTGTGACTGGCTTCTGGGCTACTTGGAAATTGATAGTTCAGTGGTGAAATGTCTCGATCGTAAATGA
- the LOC140952185 gene encoding uncharacterized protein: MYSIAVGLAICFLLGYELTAVISSKSYSSLHQSRLIRHVRDNRANRKARELEEPGSNEQKCNYTVALLDFPPYVMNKTKISERGFMYDRIVWFINTACFGTGPGEQLPCNLQATFVKNTDELVDLVKSNKVDFAFPIFSEAKEALDGIENVTIIRAFASQGCSLIVNTKQCEAESRTQLLTSITSQWPILACIILLSGISGVVIWLLEHRTNKTFSTAFTEGSPEGFWWAVVSLTTVGYGDKTPKTFPGRLFGVVWILVGAIMLSLFTALFTSAMQAALDGTKCQDISSNEVGVSIKETETQVVAKEFEANIVKFDNLEQMQRNLSSGDIGRVLVDRNTAFHFLDKSGLKRNRQIRLIRNIDYPMDYFLAFIKRDSSPLEIAECGPTLKELTDDLVAVAKSTAQERLIPAQLQTASLSNEMEGLFSTGSQMTTFILFCLLGIFGALVCVGILWEVYTRCNVMVTKRKGNSPDKGNLINLHNKTMSMMQNFIEMEARLQDLTTELRKIKEEYASTITHQRHKWSDDHDNADDNQSLFNFFKNGKSKNTETIL, from the exons ATGTATTCTATCGCTGTTGGATTGGCCATTTGTTTTCTGCTTGGATATGAACTGACTGCCGTCATAAGCAGTAAAAGTTACAGCAGCTTACATCAGTCCAGACTAATTAGACATGTGCGTGACAATCGAGCAAATCGAAAAGCTCGAGAATTAGAGGAGCCCGGTTCCAACGAGCAGAAATGTAATTACACCGTTGCCCTACTGGACTTTCCACCATATGtgatgaacaaaacaaaaatctcGGAGAGAGGATTTATGTACGACCGAATAGTTTGGTTTATAAATACTGCATGCTTCGGCACGGGACCTGGGGAACAATTACCGTGCAATTTGCAGGCCACGTTTGTTAAGAACACCGACGAGTTAGTTGATTTAGTTAAAAGCAACAAGGTGGATTTtgcttttcccattttttctGAGGCTAAGGAAGCTCTTGATGGCATCGAAAACGTAACAATTATTCGGGCGTTTGCGTCACAGGGCTGCTCATTGATTGTGAACACAAAACAGTGCGAGGCGGAATCACGTACTCAGTTATTGACTTCTATTACCTCACAGTGGCCAATACTGGCTTGTATTATACTGCTTTCTGGCATTTCAGGAGTAGTTATTTGGTTGTTG GAACACAGAACAAACAAAACGTTTTCAACCGCATTTACAGAAGGCTCTCCTGAGGGATTCTGGTGGGCAGTGGTGTCACTCACAACAGTTGG CTACGGTGACAAAACGCCAAAGACCTTTCCCGGCCGTTTGTTTGGAGTTGTGTGGATTCTTGTAGGAGCAATTATGCTTTCTCTCTTCACTGCTTTATTTACAAGCGCCATGCAGGCTGCCCTAGATGGAACAAAATGCCAAGATATTTCCTCCAATGAG GTCGGAGTTTCCATCAAGGAAACCGAAACACAAGTGGTAGCAAAGGAATTTGAGGCAAACATTGTCA AGTTTGACAACCTGGAACAAATGCAAAGGAATCTGAGTAGTGGAGATATTGGCCGAGTACTTGTGGATCGAAACACGGCGTTTCACTTCTTGGATAAATCAGGGTTGAAAAGGAACAGGCAAATACGCCTAATTCGAAACATTGATTATCCCATGGATTACTTCCTAGCTTTTATAAAAAGAGACAGCTCACCCCTTGAAATTGCAGAATGTGGGCCTACTTTGAAAGAGTTAACGGACGATTTAGTGGCGGTTGCCAAATCAACAGCTCAAGAACGACTCATACCCGCCCAGCTACAG ACTGCAAGTTTGTCAAACGAAATGGAGGGCTTGTTCTCTACTGGCTCACAAATGACCACATTTatcttgttttgtcttttgGGAATATTCGGAGCCCTGGTATGTGTGGGTATCCTGTGGGAAGTCTACACTAGGTGCAACGTTATGGTGACGAAACGAAAAG GAAATTCACCCGACAAAGGAAATCTCATTAACCTTCACAACAAAACAATGTCCATGATGCAGAATTTTATAGAAATGGAGGCAAGACTACAAGACTTGACAACAGAATTGCGAAAGATAAAGGAGGAGTATGCGAGCACCATAACACATCAGCGACACAAGTGGAGTGATGATCATGATAATGCGGACGATAACCAATCgctctttaacttttttaaaaatgggAAAAGCAAAAATACAGAAACGATACTTTAG
- the LOC140952729 gene encoding uncharacterized protein isoform X1, translated as MDKFVSLLIFAAFLGLTCSFPSKEQDARENEWMRETAKQIDSEDDDLETRSKVLCPELGLLEHYHVNLGASHIPCSQVTRKRAANLIQEFKKRELEYERSEIERRGAACCSPGCDWLLGYLEIDSSVVKCLDRK; from the exons ATGGACAAGTTTGTCTCCTTACTGATTTTTGCTGCATTCCTGGGACTCACAT GTTCATTTCCAAGCAAAGAACAAG ACGCGAGAGAAAATGAATGGATGCGGGAAACAGCAAAAC AAATTGATTCTGAAGATGATGaccttg AAACCAGAAGTAAAGTACTATGCCCAGAACTTGGCCTGCTGGAACACTATCACGTGAATTTGGGGGCAAGTCACATCCCTTGTTCACAAGTAACCAGGAAAC gTGCCGCCAACTTAATACAAGAGTTTAAAAAGAGAG aattagaATACGAGAGGTCTGAAATAG AGCGTAGAGGAGCTGCCTGCTGCAGCCCAGGCTGTGACTGGCTTCTGGGCTACTTGGAAATTGATAGTTCAGTGGTGAAATGTCTCGATCGTAAATGA